The genomic region CCTGATACCAATAAAGCCCTCACTCACTTTAAAGTGAACAGTGAAAAAGAGTGGCAGGCTAAAGTCGGGCGTGGCGACATCCCATCAGCGCAGTTAACGCAGGGTCTGAACCAGCTCTATGCCACTGAATCACTGAAAGCACTGCCCTATAAACCTAAAACGAAAAAGAGAGGCAGTGCAGACCCGGCTGTCACTGTTTGTGGCGTTGGTAACCTCTTATCCTATATGGCCAACTGCTGCAGACCCGTTCCCGGTGATGAGATCATCGGCTTTATCACCCAGGGCAAAGGGGTTTCGGTTCATCGCCCTGATTGCATCAACATACTCAATCTGGAACATGAGAAGCAGAAGCGACTCATCTCTGTTGAGTGGGCAGATCATGATGATCAGACATTTGAGATCAATCTTGTTATCCAGGCCATTGATCGTACAGGTCTGCTAAAAGATGTGACAAACATCCTTTCCGACCAGAAGGTAAACGTGCTCAGTGTTCAGACTCTGTCGGACAGAGATACGCAGATGGCAGATATGCAGATCATGATGGAGATCAAGGACCTTGAACAACTGCAAAAAGTCAGTGACAAAATTCTGCAGTTACCCAATGTGCTTAAGGTTTATCGGAAAAACGCATAAGGCTTCAGCTTAGCATATATATCGATGCTGTTTCGGGCAGAGTAGCGCTACTTACTCACCTGGGGATGACAATCATGAACAATGAGATCGATTACACGAACAACCCCCTGCACGGCCTTGGTTTAAAAAGCCTGCTGGTTGAAATAGTGGATCACTATGGTTTTGAGATTCTCTTTGCCTATCTGAATATCAACTGTTTTAAGACCAATCCAAGCATTGATTCCAGTGTTAAATTCTTAAAGAAAACCGATTGGGCGCGAGAAAAAGTAGAAGCCTTCTATCTCTATGAGTATAAAAACCTGCCCAGAGCTTCTTATGGCGAGTCTGCATTACCTCCAAGGGAACGGCTTATTCCAGAAGATCAGGTGCCGGGTGAGCCTAAAAAACTGAGTTTAGAAGATTCTGAGCGCTTACGCGAAGAGCGTGCAGAAAAGTCAGCTGAGTACTTGCGTGACAAGCGTTCAGGCAAGTCGGCTGCGCAAGATCCGTGGGGTAAGAAAGCCGCTAAAAAGAAGATTGATCCATGGGCGCGGTAAAGGAGCACCTGATTACTACAAAGCTCCGCTATCTTGCAGTCTCAAAAAGAAAAGGAACGCATCCCAGTAACTGAGACAGAAATACAAGCAAGCCACGAATAAACACGAATGAATGGTAAAGCCAGAGGAGCCCCCTTGGGGACAAATGCACACGAAATCATAGATTTTTAATTCGTGTGAATTCGTGGCTAATATTTTCTTGATTACGTATAAGATTCAGCTATCTGACGGCCTAAAATGTTAGAAGCCCCAATGATTGAAAGTGTTTTTGCCTTAGCTTCAGTTATCATCCCCCCATGCCGTCGCTCCCCATCCATGATGTTCTGCCAGAGATCAAAGAGAAATTAAACTCTCACAATCGTCTGGTGCTGCAGGCTCCTCCGGGCGCAGGCAAAACCACCGCTGTGCCTATCGCCTTGCTGGGTGAGAAGTGGTTGGGTGAGAAGCAGATCATGATGCTTGAACCGCGCAGGCTGGCTGCACGCAATGCGGCGGCGCGCATGGCATTTCTACTCGGTGAGAAGGTCGGTGAAAGGGTGGGTTACCAGATCCGTCAGGATAGCTGCTTTAGCGACAGCACAAAGATTCTCGTGGTCACCGAAGGCATTTTAACGCGCAAACTGCAGGCTGACCCGGAGTTGAAAAACACCGCACTGGTGATTTTTGATGAATTTCACGAACGCAGCCTGCATGCCGATCTCTCTCTGGCGCTCTCTCTGCAGAGCCAGCAGATCCTGCGCGAAGATCTGAAAATCCTGGTGATGTCGGCAACCCTGCATACCGATGCTGTTGCCACCCTGCTGGATCACGCACCGATCATTGAGAGCGAGGGTCGCAGCTATCCGGTCGAGAACAGATATCTCGATCACGTGAATCGTCAGCACAACACCAATCCACAGCAGCAGCTGATGATGAATCTGGTGAATACAGTCAAAACATTCATTCATGACCATGAGGGCAACTGCCTGGTCTTTCTGCCCGGTGTCAAAGAGATCAACCAGCTGGCCCGGCAGATCAAACAGATTCTAGATCACGAATCGATCACAAACATGATCATTGCACCGCTGCATGGCTCTCTGAACAAGCAGCAGCAGGATCTGGCTATTGTTTCTCCTAAAGATACAACCATGCGCAAGATTGTTCTGGCCACCAATATCGCAGAGACCAGTATCACCATTGAAGGCATTAGCTGTGTGATCGATTCAGGACTGGAGCGTGTGCTCGATTACAGCCCCGCCTCGGGCATGAACCGACTGGAGACCCGCTCCATTTCACAAGACTCAGCCGTGCAACGCAGTGGCCGCGCCGGGAGACTCTCCGCCGGTGTCTGTTACCGTATGTGGACAGAAGCGCAACAGCCACGCCTGCTTAAACACGCATCGCCTGAAATCTTACACAGTGACCTCTCATCCCTGGTGCTGGAGCTGGCCAACTGGGGCGTGACTAATGTTAACGAACTGCAGTGGATGGATGCACCACCTCACGGTGCAATCGAGCAGGCAAAGGCACTGCTGCAACAACTCAGCGCTATCGATGCGCGCGGCAACATCACTGCACACGGTCGTGACATGCTCAAATTGGGCGCCCATCCGCGTCTTGCGCATATGATGCTGGCAGCGGTCAAACTCGATCAATCTTATCACGCCTGCCTGATCGCCAGTCTGCTCAGTGAGAGAGATATATTTCTATCCAATGCAGAGAAGAGTGCGGATATTCATGATCGGCTTAATGTGCTTATAAATTCCAGATCAAACCAGCACGGTATAGATCACCAGCAGTGCAAACGCATCACGCAGAGCGCCGATGATTTTTTCAGACGCCTTAAACAGTGCAGTAAAACGGCGCGAAACAAAGAGAGACCGGACAGTAGTTTTAGCGGCGTGCTGCTGGCCTACGCCTACCCCGACAGAATCGCCAGGCAGCGCAGTGCCAACCAGCCGCGATATCTGCTCAGCAATGGCAGAGGCGCGGTGATTCCACCGTTTCTACAGCACCATCTGCATGAGTATCTTGTGGTCGCCAACCTTGATGCGAACTTTGATCCGAATTTTGATACTAACCGGGGCGAAGCACGTATCTATCTGGCGGCAGATATTAGTGCTGAACAGTTGCAGGAATATTTCATGGATAATATTCAGCAGGAAGAGTCTGTTGAATGGAATGAGAGCGCCCAACGCGTTGAGGTGAAACAGATCAGCCGCATGGGTAACATCAAACTTGAAGAATCAACCTTACGCGACGTGAAAAACAGAGCGACGCAAGAGCTCATACAGGAGTGCCTGATACAGGCGATCAGAAGCAGAGGGGTAGGGTGCCTGAACTGGAGTGCCAAGGCGCACAGCCTGCAACAGCGCGTGGAATTTATTCACCACCATCTTGATCATAGTCCGGCTGTTAAAAAACAGTTTGCAGATCGGCCACTGCCGGACTTTTCAGAGCAGGCTTTGGGTGAGAGTCTGGAGGAGTGGCTGCAGCCGCACTTAAGTGGTGAGAACAGCCTCAAGCAGTGTCTCAAACTGGATCTGTACAGTCTGCTGTTAAACCGACTCAGCTGGGAGCAACAGCAGCTGATCAAGCAGTTGGCACCGGAGCGCATCAGTGTGCCCAGCGGTTCATCCGTGGCTATTGATTACAGCGATCCGGAGCAACCGGTACTTGCCGTCAGACTGCAGGAGCTGTTCGGCCTGTTTGATACGCCAACCGTGATGAACGGGCAGTGCAAACTGATGATGCATCTACTCTCACCAGCGCGGAAACCGATGCAGGTAACCCAGGATCTGAACAGCTTCTGGAAAACCACTTATCACGATGTCAAAAAAGAGCTGCGTGGCAAATACAAACGCCACTACTGGCCGGATGATCCATTCACCGCACAGGCAACCAGCAAAACCAAAAAGCAGATGAACCACAAATAGACACTGATGGACGCAGATGCCCCAGGGCAGCCTCTCTTGCGCAAGCGCAATTCACCTTGTGAACGCAGATGTGATGGGTGGAGAAGGGCGACGGTTCAGTAGAGCTAAATTATCCGTGTCTATCTGCGTCCATCTGTGTCAAATCGTACCTAGCCTATTACGAAGAATCACTCTCAGGTTATCAAGGTATGAAAGCCTGACCCCTGAAAACAGAGGCAACCAGCAAAACCAAAAAGCAGATGGACCACAAGTAGACACTGATGCCCCAGGGCATGCTCTCTTGCGCAAGCGCAATTCACCTTGTGAACGCAGATGTGATGGGTGGAGAAGGGCGACGGTTCAGTAGAGCTAAATTATCCGTGTTTATCTGCGTCTATCTGTGTCAAATCGTACTTTCCTGATTGTTAATTAGCTGCTTTGAGCAACGACATCACCAAGTTGGATATAGGTCTCAATGCCTGCCTTGGTGTTGGCTAACATATCACTGGAGGGAGCCCACGCTCCTTTTACTCCGCACAATACAACGGTGCTGCCGCCAAAGAGGAAATAGCCTTTTTCATCGCCCTTTTTAAAAGGTTGGGATTCATCAAAGGATTGCACGATTTTACCCACACATGTGGCGCCCACTTCAATATAGGCCAACTTGCCAAAATGTTCGGTCTCCAGGATCGAAACACGGCGCTCATTTTTGATGAAAATATCATGCCTGTATTTCAGGGCCAATGGATTAACAGAGTGCAGATCACCGGGCACGGTGAACGATTGAAGGGTGTTGCCGCTATCTGGATAGTGGTAACGGTGATAATCAACCGGGCAAAGCCTCGCGATCATCAGCGGGCCACCGATAAACTCTTTGGCCAGTTCTGGATCACCAATCAGATCAACAGCGCGTAACATCGATCCCTTAACGGGGACATTGAGGTCATCGCTCATGCTTTCATGGCCAAAGTATCGCGCCTCGGCAAAGGCAGCCATTTCATTATTCTTTTGGGTGAATGTTCTCTGGCCGTCCTGAAACGCTCGAATAAAGAACTCGTTGAATGATTTGTAGGAGGTTTCGATAGGATTGGCTTTGAACGATCCTTTTTGATACTGATCGATATCAATATTGAAGTTATTGATAAAAGGGGCGACTTTTTGCGCTGACTTCGGGCTGTCTTGAGACTTCCCGTAGAGCTGGCTGAACATCTTGCTTGCAATCACGGGCCCCAGCAGCCGCCCAATCGGGTTGCCATAGGCAAATTTAACCATCGCATCACCATAAACTTTTTCAATTTCCATGCAGTTTTTGCGACGGTTAAACACCTGAATTTCAAAGCCTTGGCTCATTGGGGCTCCTTTGCCTTTTTAGTAGGGCCTGTTAACACTAATTTTGCTGGCGGCGATTTTACTATTTTTGTGTGCCTGCAAGGCTTTGCAAGCGAAGTGTGCTTGCTGCACATAAGCTTGCGATAACGCAGCAGGACGGAAAAATAGCCAATCCCTTCGGGCTGCGCTCCAAATGAGACCACTCAGCGTTGCTCGGAATTCATTTGGAGTCACCAAATTTCATTCCTCGCGCCTTGATTGGGCTCATTTGGGGCAGCAGCGCCAACAACTAAATTAGTGTTAACAGGCCCTAAGCTGGATGGTATCAGCTGAATCGTAGTGAGTAAAAAAACAGCTGAATTTTCCGTATTTATCTGCGTTTATCTGCGCCCATCTGTGTCAAATCGTCAATTATGCTTCTACTGCGATGGATGCCATTTTCATCCTGCTTGCAAGTGATGCTACACCCAAAATAAACAGACTATTATGGCATGGCTTGTGCTATATTTTTTAAAGTAGAATTCTTGTTAAGTGAGGAGGTATCACTATGAATAGTGAGTTAGCGAATACTGACTCCATTGCTATCAACAGCAAGGCGATCATTTCCCTGATTCAATCCGATCCCCTCTCAACAATAGCCGATTTAATAAGCCCTCTTTCTGATCAATATGGGTTCAAACAGGACGCTAGTCCCGTTGAATTTTTTTCACATGCATCAAAGCATCAAAGGGGTATATGTGTCTGCTCCAGTGAAATATTCACAACTATAGAAGAGTTTGACACTTTTCTCAGACGTATAACCGACTTTAACAAATCACTACATCTCATCATGACCTTCAACCATCATCATGGGATTTACTTGAAACTGTTCCTTGATGCGAATTTTACACATTTTCTGATTGAACCATTTTCTGATCAGGCGCTACTGGATTTAATACACGACCTGCTAGCTCTTGGTGATCAGGAACCGATGTTCCAGTCTCTCGATAAAGATGGCAATGTACTCAATGTAAACAGCACTTGGTTAAAAGCTATGGGTTACGAAGAAGATGAGGTGCTTGGAAATTTTTTTGGTGACTTCATGCTGCCTGAATCCCGCGCCTGTGTGTTAGACAACTTCCCTAAGCTTAAAAACTACGGACAAATCAGTAATGTCATCTTTAAGCTCAAGCGAAAAGATGGTGTTGCATTTGAAGCAGCTCTGAACGGCACTGCATTATATGACAAGCAAGGCAACTTTATTCGTACCCAGTGCGAACTGCGTAGCATTGACTATTTTCGCGAAACCAAGGCTCATATTCAGGCCTTGCTGAGAAAAGAGACCACATTAAGAAACATGATGAACTGTATGGTCAATGTTCAACAAGCACTACATCAACAACCAACATACGATAAATTTCGCCGCCATGCACTGGAGATCATCAGTAGAAACAAAGCTGTTGCGGTCGTACTGATGATTACGATCAATACGAATAGTGGAGAGATCGAACTGGATCAATCCCCACACCCTTGCATCGATTTCAACGCACTTCGGAGGGTCAATAAAGACAATCGCAGTATTCCGGGGCTGCTCCCAACGGCCAATCATACAATTGAGTTTGTGGATGATATTTCAAAACTTGAAATCGACACTGGAACCCTTACCTTATTACAGCACGAACATGTGAAAAGTTTCATCTCTATTCCGATAGCAAGTAACAAGAACTCCAAAAGCTATTCCTCCCTGAATCTCTTTCTGTCAACAGACGAGGCACTATCTAAAGAGGAGATGAGAGCGTATTCCGATCTGGCTGAAACGTTCAGGCATGCCAAGTTATATTTTGGCCTGCAGGAAAAAACCAAACATCTGCTTGATAACCTTAAACAACAGTCTATTACTGACCCCTTAACCGGATTATATAATAGACGATATATCGAAGAGCAAATCAACGCTGAAATAAGCAGATGCAAACGATATGCGCAGCAGTTTTCTCTCATTATGTTTGATATTGATCATTTCAAGGGAATCAACGATACCCTTGGTCATCAAACGGGTGATAAAGTGCTAAAAAACATCAGCGAACTTGTACTTGGCCGCATTAGAACAACAGACAAGCTGGCTCGTATCGGTGGTGAAGAGTTTCTGCTCCTCTGCCCCCACGCAGAGCTGAATCAGGCGAAAGGTATTGCCACAGAACTGTGCACTTGTATCGCTTCAACCACCATCATTGATGCCCCGTTGCCTGTGACTTGCAGCTTTGGTGTGATTGAATGGCAATCAGAAGAATCCATTGAAGAGATCTTTAAACGCGTGGATGAAAATATGTATAAAGCCAAAGAGGGTGGCAGGAATCGAGTTGTAGGTTAGATCGATAAAACACCTTCATGTTAAAGGGGGCACCCTTTTACTATTCTTCTACTGCGATGGATGCCATCTTTATGGTGCTTGCCAATGACACTGCACCGGCAATAAACAGCCCGTTATGGCAGAACATGGCATCATCAATACCACTCACTTCCTGAAGCTCGTCACCGGATAGACCAGCCCATGCTTCAGGCAGCGGTTTTCTATCTTCGAATGAACCTAACTCAAGAGGCACAGTCTGAATGCGCCACTCGCCAGTCTGCGATGGGTAAATCACATAAAGCGCCTCTTCAGAGAGGTTGAACACCGTTTTTTTCCACGGGGTGTATTGCTCTAAAACAATCACGCGTGGGTCTTCTGCATTCTCTATCGCCTTTGCCACAACTGCTTTGGCATTGATGCCGCCACTTGCAGCTGCAATAAACCGGGTTAACACGCGCGCTGCAAACTCAACCGCTTCATCAAAGGCTGCATCAAAGTGTGTATCCTCCTGCCAGGTGGGGTTAAACATGCCAATCGTCTGGCTCAGGGTGATACCTTTGATCACACCTTCGACATGACCACAATCAATCGCATCAATGTTGGATA from Mariprofundus sp. NF harbors:
- a CDS encoding VF530 family DNA-binding protein produces the protein MNNEIDYTNNPLHGLGLKSLLVEIVDHYGFEILFAYLNINCFKTNPSIDSSVKFLKKTDWAREKVEAFYLYEYKNLPRASYGESALPPRERLIPEDQVPGEPKKLSLEDSERLREERAEKSAEYLRDKRSGKSAAQDPWGKKAAKKKIDPWAR
- a CDS encoding phosphatidylserine decarboxylase, translating into MSQGFEIQVFNRRKNCMEIEKVYGDAMVKFAYGNPIGRLLGPVIASKMFSQLYGKSQDSPKSAQKVAPFINNFNIDIDQYQKGSFKANPIETSYKSFNEFFIRAFQDGQRTFTQKNNEMAAFAEARYFGHESMSDDLNVPVKGSMLRAVDLIGDPELAKEFIGGPLMIARLCPVDYHRYHYPDSGNTLQSFTVPGDLHSVNPLALKYRHDIFIKNERRVSILETEHFGKLAYIEVGATCVGKIVQSFDESQPFKKGDEKGYFLFGGSTVVLCGVKGAWAPSSDMLANTKAGIETYIQLGDVVAQSS
- a CDS encoding GGDEF domain-containing protein, which produces MNSELANTDSIAINSKAIISLIQSDPLSTIADLISPLSDQYGFKQDASPVEFFSHASKHQRGICVCSSEIFTTIEEFDTFLRRITDFNKSLHLIMTFNHHHGIYLKLFLDANFTHFLIEPFSDQALLDLIHDLLALGDQEPMFQSLDKDGNVLNVNSTWLKAMGYEEDEVLGNFFGDFMLPESRACVLDNFPKLKNYGQISNVIFKLKRKDGVAFEAALNGTALYDKQGNFIRTQCELRSIDYFRETKAHIQALLRKETTLRNMMNCMVNVQQALHQQPTYDKFRRHALEIISRNKAVAVVLMITINTNSGEIELDQSPHPCIDFNALRRVNKDNRSIPGLLPTANHTIEFVDDISKLEIDTGTLTLLQHEHVKSFISIPIASNKNSKSYSSLNLFLSTDEALSKEEMRAYSDLAETFRHAKLYFGLQEKTKHLLDNLKQQSITDPLTGLYNRRYIEEQINAEISRCKRYAQQFSLIMFDIDHFKGINDTLGHQTGDKVLKNISELVLGRIRTTDKLARIGGEEFLLLCPHAELNQAKGIATELCTCIASTTIIDAPLPVTCSFGVIEWQSEESIEEIFKRVDENMYKAKEGGRNRVVG
- a CDS encoding MYG1 family protein, which encodes MNDKTIVTHNGNFHADDVFSIAALKLIFPSIKLIRTRDAELIARADIVVDVGGEYDPDSDRFDHHQRGGAGERENGIPYSSFGLIWQKYGAEICGGDQDLANGVDSGLVSNIDAIDCGHVEGVIKGITLSQTIGMFNPTWQEDTHFDAAFDEAVEFAARVLTRFIAAASGGINAKAVVAKAIENAEDPRVIVLEQYTPWKKTVFNLSEEALYVIYPSQTGEWRIQTVPLELGSFEDRKPLPEAWAGLSGDELQEVSGIDDAMFCHNGLFIAGAVSLASTIKMASIAVEE
- the hrpB gene encoding ATP-dependent helicase HrpB, whose protein sequence is MPSLPIHDVLPEIKEKLNSHNRLVLQAPPGAGKTTAVPIALLGEKWLGEKQIMMLEPRRLAARNAAARMAFLLGEKVGERVGYQIRQDSCFSDSTKILVVTEGILTRKLQADPELKNTALVIFDEFHERSLHADLSLALSLQSQQILREDLKILVMSATLHTDAVATLLDHAPIIESEGRSYPVENRYLDHVNRQHNTNPQQQLMMNLVNTVKTFIHDHEGNCLVFLPGVKEINQLARQIKQILDHESITNMIIAPLHGSLNKQQQDLAIVSPKDTTMRKIVLATNIAETSITIEGISCVIDSGLERVLDYSPASGMNRLETRSISQDSAVQRSGRAGRLSAGVCYRMWTEAQQPRLLKHASPEILHSDLSSLVLELANWGVTNVNELQWMDAPPHGAIEQAKALLQQLSAIDARGNITAHGRDMLKLGAHPRLAHMMLAAVKLDQSYHACLIASLLSERDIFLSNAEKSADIHDRLNVLINSRSNQHGIDHQQCKRITQSADDFFRRLKQCSKTARNKERPDSSFSGVLLAYAYPDRIARQRSANQPRYLLSNGRGAVIPPFLQHHLHEYLVVANLDANFDPNFDTNRGEARIYLAADISAEQLQEYFMDNIQQEESVEWNESAQRVEVKQISRMGNIKLEESTLRDVKNRATQELIQECLIQAIRSRGVGCLNWSAKAHSLQQRVEFIHHHLDHSPAVKKQFADRPLPDFSEQALGESLEEWLQPHLSGENSLKQCLKLDLYSLLLNRLSWEQQQLIKQLAPERISVPSGSSVAIDYSDPEQPVLAVRLQELFGLFDTPTVMNGQCKLMMHLLSPARKPMQVTQDLNSFWKTTYHDVKKELRGKYKRHYWPDDPFTAQATSKTKKQMNHK